The following are encoded in a window of Paraburkholderia hospita genomic DNA:
- a CDS encoding LysR family transcriptional regulator has protein sequence MRRLPSLIALRFFEETARHLSFNRAAVALCVTQGAVSRQIKILEESLGAKLFERDHKGIRLTKAGQQLLPCVSEAFDTLERGTRQVTTAKGRRRLVLSVPPTFATQWFSPRLGSLAVELPDVELSVRTEPTDDCHCNIRFGRAALADAHSELLMIERHTLVGAPRLGGEPLDKLLETLPALHVLHNDARLNLWPDWLDKAGLPARHAENGIEFSTLEQAIHAARKGVGLAIVDRNMIIEELGEGSLAPMSDIEVSGPYGYWLDIAERHATLEHVQAFASWMREQVLAMS, from the coding sequence ATGCGGCGTCTGCCCTCGCTGATCGCGTTGCGCTTTTTCGAAGAGACGGCACGGCACTTGAGCTTCAACCGCGCTGCCGTCGCGCTGTGCGTCACGCAGGGCGCCGTCAGCCGGCAGATCAAGATTCTCGAAGAATCGCTTGGCGCGAAGCTTTTCGAGCGCGATCACAAAGGCATCCGTCTGACGAAGGCGGGACAGCAGTTGCTGCCGTGCGTGTCCGAAGCGTTCGACACGCTCGAGCGCGGCACGCGCCAGGTCACGACGGCCAAAGGCCGCCGGCGGCTCGTGCTGTCGGTGCCGCCCACGTTCGCCACGCAATGGTTTTCGCCGCGGCTCGGCTCGCTCGCTGTCGAATTGCCGGACGTCGAGCTGTCCGTGCGCACGGAACCCACTGACGACTGCCACTGCAACATCCGCTTCGGCCGCGCCGCGCTGGCCGATGCGCATTCCGAGCTGCTGATGATCGAGCGGCATACGCTGGTCGGCGCGCCTCGCCTTGGCGGCGAGCCGCTGGACAAGCTGCTGGAAACGCTGCCCGCGCTGCACGTGCTGCACAACGACGCGCGCCTGAACCTCTGGCCCGACTGGCTCGACAAGGCCGGCCTGCCCGCGCGCCACGCGGAAAACGGCATCGAGTTCTCCACGCTCGAACAGGCGATCCACGCGGCGCGCAAGGGCGTTGGCCTCGCGATCGTCGATCGCAACATGATCATCGAGGAACTGGGCGAAGGCAGCCTCGCGCCGATGTCGGATATCGAGGTTAGCGGCCCTTATGGCTACTGGCTCGATATCGCCGAGCGGCATGCGACGCTCGAACATGTGCAGGCGTTCGCGAGCTGGATGCGGGAGCAGGTACTGGCGATGTCATAA
- a CDS encoding fimbria/pilus periplasmic chaperone gives MKTMGRLLAGVGVACALFAGVAQASVTIGGTRVVYPLDQREVTVKLNNDSRAPSLVQVWMDDGNVDTKPGDSKAPFVITPPIFRMDAGKSQTLRVMYSGDALPQDRESVYWLNVLDVPPKADAKADANTLQFAYRTRIKVFVRPPKLQGTPDEAPRQLDWKVVPAPEGKGQALAVSNPTAYHVSFSEIRVSSNGATYKNDRGGMVAPRGKEIIAVPQMNGVKSGKVHYVAINDFGGAIEGDADIAP, from the coding sequence ATGAAGACGATGGGTCGGTTGCTGGCTGGTGTGGGTGTGGCATGTGCACTGTTCGCAGGCGTGGCTCAGGCGAGCGTGACGATTGGCGGCACACGGGTCGTGTATCCGCTGGATCAGCGCGAAGTGACTGTCAAGCTGAATAACGACAGCCGCGCGCCTTCGCTGGTGCAGGTCTGGATGGACGACGGCAACGTCGACACGAAGCCGGGCGACAGCAAGGCGCCGTTCGTCATCACGCCGCCCATCTTCCGCATGGACGCGGGCAAGTCGCAGACGCTGCGCGTCATGTACAGCGGCGACGCGCTGCCGCAGGATCGCGAGTCGGTGTATTGGCTCAACGTGCTGGACGTGCCGCCCAAAGCCGACGCGAAAGCCGATGCGAATACGCTGCAATTCGCCTATCGCACGCGGATCAAGGTGTTCGTGCGCCCGCCGAAGCTGCAGGGCACGCCCGACGAGGCGCCGCGCCAGCTCGACTGGAAGGTCGTGCCGGCGCCGGAAGGCAAGGGCCAGGCGCTCGCCGTGTCGAATCCGACTGCGTATCACGTGTCGTTCAGCGAGATCAGGGTGTCGTCCAACGGCGCTACCTACAAAAACGACCGGGGCGGCATGGTTGCGCCACGCGGCAAGGAGATCATCGCCGTGCCGCAGATGAACGGCGTGAAGTCCGGCAAGGTGCACTACGTCGCGATCAACGACTTCGGCGGCGCGATCGAGGGCGACGCGGACATCGCTCCCTGA
- a CDS encoding fimbrial protein, whose translation MYFNAAPTALVAGYSDVYPTNLSGIGVRFTVSNGPSTTCNSLPLTVPNGYRQVVCHQIWASATPGYDFNVTISAQFVKTGAVAPGTLTTIPALSITNAINNQSGTFPWGNAFTGTASGNFSSIACSVTQSAVQVTMPQANTRDLASVGATTGSTPFSLSLNCDPGVRVAVTLSDLTTPSNRSNTLSLTADSTAKGIAYQLSYAGTPILYGPDSSAAGTTNQISVSSSPTTGGVYSVPLKASYIRTGTMNPGTANAKATFTMSYQ comes from the coding sequence TTGTACTTCAATGCGGCGCCGACGGCGCTCGTCGCCGGTTACAGCGACGTCTATCCGACCAATCTTTCGGGCATCGGTGTGCGATTCACCGTATCGAACGGACCTTCGACGACATGCAACAGCCTGCCGTTGACGGTGCCCAATGGTTATCGGCAGGTGGTATGTCATCAGATCTGGGCAAGTGCAACGCCCGGTTATGACTTCAACGTCACGATTTCCGCGCAGTTCGTCAAGACGGGCGCCGTTGCGCCGGGTACGCTCACCACCATACCGGCGTTGTCGATCACGAATGCCATCAACAACCAGAGCGGAACGTTTCCTTGGGGCAATGCCTTCACGGGGACGGCCAGCGGGAACTTCTCCAGCATTGCCTGTTCGGTAACCCAGTCGGCCGTCCAGGTGACGATGCCGCAGGCAAATACAAGAGATCTCGCCTCGGTTGGCGCAACGACGGGAAGCACGCCGTTCAGTCTGTCGCTGAACTGCGATCCCGGTGTGCGCGTCGCAGTGACATTATCAGACTTGACGACGCCGTCGAACCGAAGCAACACGCTTTCGTTGACTGCTGATTCGACCGCGAAAGGTATTGCCTATCAGCTCTCATATGCAGGCACGCCAATACTGTACGGGCCGGATTCGTCCGCTGCCGGTACTACGAACCAGATATCCGTGTCGTCGTCGCCGACTACGGGCGGCGTTTATTCTGTGCCGCTGAAGGCGAGCTATATCCGCACAGGCACAATGAATCCGGGGACCGCCAACGCGAAGGCCACGTTTACGATGTCCTATCAATAG
- a CDS encoding peptide chain release factor 3, whose translation MSVSELKRRRTFAVISHPDAGKTTLTEKLLLFSGAIQIAGTVKGRKSNRYATSDWMEIEKQRGISVASSVMQFEYGNCVINLLDTPGHEDFSEDTYRVLTAVDAAVMVIDGANGVEAQTLKLLEVCRSRKTPIVTFINKLDREVREPLDLLDEIEQHLGVSAVPFTWPIGMGKDFQGVYDIQNDQVRVFRAGQDTLGGEVETIHSLGDEEGERRFGHAWVRAKEEIDLITGATPSFDRDEFLAGQQSPVLFGSAINNFGVKEILDALVDLAPPPSARQTVQRPVLPEEPKFTGVVFKVQANMDLAHRDRVAFIRVCSGRFERGMALKVTRNNKTFRANNVVTFLSQRRETVSEAYAGDIIGIPNHGTLSLGDTLTEGELLQFVGLPFFAPEIFQTVEVVDPMRSKQLGEALKQLGEEGAIQVFKPVMGGLTILGAVGQLQFEVVSHRLSTEYKVDVRMAPARYRMSRWVTCDDAAELRRFCDSYAQRIAYDAADAPTYLASHVSEIEVAQKAWPKIVFNELREHSGAPFRKAM comes from the coding sequence ATGTCAGTCTCCGAACTCAAACGCCGCCGCACGTTCGCGGTCATTTCCCACCCGGACGCGGGTAAAACCACGCTCACGGAAAAGCTGCTGCTGTTCTCGGGCGCGATCCAGATCGCGGGCACCGTGAAGGGCCGCAAGAGTAACCGCTACGCGACGTCCGACTGGATGGAAATCGAAAAGCAGCGCGGCATTTCCGTCGCTAGCTCGGTGATGCAGTTCGAGTACGGCAACTGCGTGATCAATCTGCTCGACACGCCGGGCCACGAAGACTTCTCGGAAGACACGTACCGCGTGCTGACGGCCGTCGATGCCGCCGTGATGGTGATCGACGGCGCGAACGGCGTCGAAGCGCAGACGCTCAAGCTGCTCGAAGTCTGCCGCAGCCGCAAGACGCCGATCGTCACGTTCATCAACAAGCTCGACCGCGAAGTGCGCGAGCCGCTCGATCTGCTCGACGAAATCGAACAGCATCTGGGTGTGTCGGCCGTGCCGTTCACCTGGCCGATCGGCATGGGCAAGGACTTCCAGGGCGTCTACGACATCCAGAACGATCAGGTGCGCGTGTTCCGCGCGGGTCAGGACACGCTTGGCGGCGAAGTCGAAACGATCCACTCGCTCGGCGACGAGGAAGGCGAACGCCGCTTCGGTCACGCCTGGGTGCGTGCGAAGGAAGAAATCGACCTGATTACGGGCGCAACGCCCTCGTTCGATCGCGACGAATTTCTCGCGGGCCAGCAGTCGCCCGTGCTGTTCGGCTCGGCGATCAACAACTTCGGCGTGAAGGAAATTCTCGACGCGCTAGTCGATCTCGCGCCGCCGCCGTCCGCGCGTCAGACGGTGCAGCGCCCGGTGCTGCCGGAAGAGCCGAAGTTCACGGGCGTCGTGTTCAAGGTGCAGGCGAACATGGACCTGGCGCACCGCGACCGCGTCGCGTTTATCCGCGTGTGCTCGGGGCGCTTCGAGCGCGGCATGGCGCTGAAGGTCACGCGCAACAACAAGACGTTCCGCGCGAATAACGTCGTGACGTTTCTGTCGCAGCGCCGCGAGACGGTCAGCGAAGCGTACGCGGGCGACATCATCGGTATTCCGAATCACGGCACGCTGAGTCTCGGCGATACGCTGACGGAAGGCGAACTGCTGCAATTCGTCGGCTTGCCGTTCTTCGCGCCGGAAATCTTCCAGACGGTCGAAGTGGTCGATCCGATGCGTTCGAAGCAGCTCGGCGAAGCACTGAAGCAACTCGGCGAAGAGGGCGCGATCCAGGTGTTCAAGCCGGTCATGGGCGGGTTGACGATTCTGGGCGCGGTTGGGCAACTGCAGTTCGAAGTGGTGTCGCACCGTCTGTCGACGGAATACAAGGTCGATGTGCGGATGGCGCCGGCGCGCTACCGGATGTCGCGCTGGGTGACCTGCGACGATGCCGCCGAGCTGCGCCGCTTCTGCGATTCCTATGCGCAGCGTATTGCCTACGATGCCGCCGATGCGCCGACGTATCTCGCGTCGCACGTCTCCGAGATCGAAGTCGCGCAAAAGGCGTGGCCGAAGATCGTGTTCAACGAACTGCGCGAACATTCGGGCGCGCCGTTCAGGAAGGCGATGTAA
- a CDS encoding bifunctional acetate--CoA ligase family protein/GNAT family N-acetyltransferase: MTVRNLDALFRPKSIAVIGASKREGSTGAMVWKRLIEGGFDGPVWAVNPKYDMLDGHACVGNAGDLPDAPTVAIVCTPPSTWPAIVHALGGRGTRAAIIVGEARCDDDRADVRHTLAAARPHLLRIVGPGSLGVITPALKAHLGAPSVTVRSGGVAWVSQSNALTNAVLGWAHARGLGFSHAVALGDEADVDAGDVLDYLASDPGTRAILLEVDSVKSARKFMSAARAASRNKPVLALRSGRSDPNDALYTAAFRRAGVVRVDALDDLLDEIETLGVGRVAAGATATLITSDRGVATLATDAFKAAGDTLAPCPPGAVDALAQALPRAVPGNPLLLGSDARAEHFGTALKVLADQRSTGTAFVVHASTHGAPVEEVAQALIANQRYAYRGLLACFFGGLKRETRDALHEHGIPVHTTPQRLARAFERLVEYRLVRELLMQTPEGQAARVPEAIDAAQAQACAALSSGVTLLEGDDAARLLAHFGVRTVPEEARDGAVVDITVELRDDANFGPVFRFTAPPEHDEARPMCVFGLPPLNPVLSDDILSNSAYSREVAPEPVLTTLTSISQAVSEIREIVSLKLALRVMRNGAAVVAPRLWLSANRTRFAIMPYPRRYEETLDWRGQRITVRPIRPEDEAAHRDFVESMTPDDLRLRFFGAVGSFDHSQLARMTQIDYDREMALIATTQNEDGSTHTLGVVRAVADPDNETAEFAMAVRSDQKGKGLGRLLMERIIAYSRSRGTHWIIGEALRENSAMIGLATAVGFTTTRTEDPGVVGFRMALDQPDERGAVGFGASPACSASASTNTRS; the protein is encoded by the coding sequence GTGACCGTACGCAATCTCGACGCGTTGTTTCGCCCGAAATCCATTGCCGTGATCGGCGCCTCGAAGCGCGAGGGCAGCACGGGCGCAATGGTCTGGAAGCGGCTGATCGAAGGCGGCTTCGACGGCCCTGTGTGGGCCGTCAATCCGAAGTACGACATGCTCGACGGCCACGCCTGCGTCGGAAACGCGGGCGATCTGCCCGACGCGCCGACCGTTGCGATCGTCTGCACGCCGCCGTCGACGTGGCCCGCCATCGTCCACGCGCTCGGCGGGCGCGGCACGCGCGCGGCGATCATCGTCGGTGAGGCGCGCTGCGATGACGACCGCGCCGACGTGCGCCACACGCTCGCCGCCGCGCGGCCGCATCTGTTGCGCATTGTCGGGCCGGGCAGCCTTGGCGTCATCACGCCCGCGCTTAAGGCGCATCTCGGCGCGCCGTCCGTGACGGTGCGCTCTGGCGGCGTCGCGTGGGTGTCGCAGTCGAACGCGTTGACCAACGCGGTGCTCGGCTGGGCACATGCACGCGGCCTGGGCTTTTCGCACGCGGTGGCGCTCGGCGACGAAGCCGACGTCGATGCCGGTGACGTCCTCGACTATCTCGCGAGCGACCCCGGCACGCGCGCGATCCTGCTCGAAGTGGATTCCGTGAAGTCGGCGCGCAAGTTCATGTCGGCGGCGCGGGCGGCGTCGCGCAACAAGCCGGTGCTGGCGTTGCGCTCGGGCCGCAGCGATCCCAACGACGCGCTCTACACGGCCGCGTTCCGCCGCGCGGGCGTGGTGCGCGTCGATGCGCTCGACGATCTGCTCGATGAAATCGAAACGCTGGGCGTGGGCCGCGTCGCGGCGGGCGCGACGGCGACGCTGATCACGAGCGACCGCGGCGTCGCGACGCTCGCCACCGACGCGTTCAAGGCCGCCGGCGACACGCTCGCGCCGTGCCCGCCAGGCGCCGTCGATGCGCTTGCGCAAGCGTTGCCGCGCGCCGTGCCCGGCAATCCGCTGCTGCTTGGCAGCGACGCGCGCGCCGAGCATTTCGGCACGGCGCTGAAGGTGCTCGCCGATCAGCGTTCGACGGGGACGGCGTTCGTCGTGCACGCGTCGACGCACGGCGCGCCCGTCGAGGAAGTCGCGCAGGCGTTGATTGCGAATCAGCGCTACGCGTATCGCGGGCTGCTGGCGTGCTTTTTTGGCGGCCTGAAGCGCGAGACGCGCGATGCGTTGCACGAGCACGGCATACCCGTGCACACCACGCCGCAGCGGCTCGCGCGCGCGTTCGAGCGTCTCGTCGAGTATCGGCTCGTGCGCGAGCTGTTGATGCAGACGCCCGAAGGTCAAGCCGCACGCGTGCCAGAAGCGATCGATGCCGCGCAGGCGCAGGCATGCGCGGCGCTCTCGTCGGGCGTGACGCTACTCGAAGGCGACGACGCGGCGCGGCTGCTCGCGCACTTCGGCGTGCGCACGGTGCCTGAAGAAGCGCGTGACGGTGCCGTCGTCGATATCACGGTCGAGCTGCGCGACGACGCCAACTTCGGCCCAGTGTTCCGTTTCACAGCGCCGCCCGAGCACGACGAAGCGCGCCCGATGTGCGTGTTCGGGCTGCCGCCGCTGAACCCTGTGCTATCGGACGACATCCTGTCGAACTCGGCGTATTCGCGCGAAGTCGCACCCGAGCCCGTTCTGACTACGCTGACGTCGATCTCGCAGGCGGTGTCGGAGATACGCGAGATCGTTTCGCTGAAGCTTGCGCTGCGCGTGATGAGAAACGGCGCGGCGGTCGTTGCGCCGCGTCTGTGGCTGTCGGCGAACCGCACGCGCTTCGCGATCATGCCGTATCCGCGGCGCTATGAAGAGACGCTCGACTGGCGTGGCCAGCGCATCACGGTGCGACCCATTCGACCGGAAGACGAAGCGGCGCATCGGGATTTCGTCGAATCGATGACGCCCGACGATCTGCGCCTGCGCTTTTTTGGCGCGGTTGGCAGCTTCGATCATTCGCAGCTCGCGCGCATGACGCAGATTGACTACGACCGCGAGATGGCGCTGATCGCGACGACACAGAACGAGGACGGTTCAACGCACACGCTTGGCGTCGTGCGTGCCGTCGCGGACCCGGACAACGAAACGGCCGAGTTCGCGATGGCTGTGCGTTCGGATCAGAAGGGCAAGGGGCTAGGGCGTCTGTTGATGGAGCGGATCATCGCGTATTCGCGCTCGCGCGGCACTCACTGGATCATCGGCGAGGCGTTGCGCGAGAACTCGGCGATGATCGGGCTGGCGACGGCTGTCGGCTTCACGACGACGCGTACGGAGGACCCGGGCGTGGTCGGCTTCCGGATGGCGCTCGATCAGCCGGATGAACGGGGCGCCGTGGGGTTCGGCGCGTCGCCTGCGTGTTCTGCCTCTGCCTCGACGAATACGCGTAGCTGA
- a CDS encoding fimbria/pilus outer membrane usher protein, producing the protein MKPSRQRQSQRPASATAGSFMLNPVTAVVLSVFTMAGFMSAGAACAAEAVEFDTTFLQIDSQRVDVARLGRGNIVAPGAYTVDISINDNHVARESVRFTAAHEGENARACLTRKMLEAYGVDFTKLTNAADQGADACVDVSASVPDATVEFDFNEQKLNITIPQKYMRNLARGYVAPELWDNGVNAGFLSYNANAYRTASGGTQASQEYLGLNAGVNIGAWHFRHQSSVTAGTGQSIQLDNIATYVQHDVTKLRSQVTLGDAQTTGDVFDSIGFRGAQIATDDRMLPESLRGYAPVVRGTADSNARVTVRQNGQVIYETNVSPGPFEIGDLYATGYGGNLDITVTEADGRTKHFSVPYAAVAQSLRPGTTRFAFTAGQLRDESLQTKPGFTQFTVQRGLTNLVTLYGGAVASNGYVAANLGAAFNTKYGALASDLTTARTQLPGVGAQQGQSLHIGYSKFIDATNTNIALGAYRYSDSGYLGLADAARLRDAALHGSDVNAADRERGRLQLTVNQTLKDRGAVFANVSSQHYWNRPGRDMFYQLGYSNGFKYGTYSVTAGRTRSADGTLSNEVMLSTSIPLGHTQHSPMLSTNLNAGKDASSMQTSLGGAAGERNQYSYNVYDTVEQAASGGVNASAGASGTWRAPVAQVTASASGGAHSAQVSAGVSGSVVAHPGGVTFSQTVGDTFGIVEAKGAEGATVSSASGVKVDSHGYAVVPFLAAYGMNTVDIDPKGSSSDVEFVSTSERAVPRLGSVVMLKYKTVTGRAALIRAPQMGGAPLPFGADVLDANGSHVGVVAQDSRIFARGIEDKGTLVVKLGENEGDICRIQYALPVKGDKADAYTSVEGHCVTGSSIAPVAVVPAAGASAG; encoded by the coding sequence ATGAAACCCTCACGCCAACGCCAATCGCAACGCCCGGCTAGTGCAACAGCCGGTTCGTTCATGCTGAATCCCGTCACGGCCGTCGTGCTGTCGGTGTTCACGATGGCGGGCTTCATGAGCGCAGGCGCCGCGTGTGCGGCCGAAGCGGTCGAATTCGATACGACTTTCCTGCAGATCGATTCGCAACGGGTCGACGTCGCGCGCCTTGGCCGCGGCAACATCGTGGCGCCCGGCGCCTATACGGTCGATATCTCGATCAACGATAACCATGTCGCGCGCGAGAGCGTGCGCTTCACCGCCGCGCATGAAGGCGAGAACGCGCGCGCCTGTCTCACGCGCAAGATGCTCGAAGCATATGGCGTCGACTTCACGAAGCTGACGAACGCAGCGGATCAGGGTGCAGACGCATGCGTCGATGTGAGCGCGAGCGTGCCGGACGCAACGGTCGAATTCGACTTCAACGAGCAGAAGCTGAACATCACGATCCCGCAGAAGTACATGCGCAATCTGGCGCGCGGCTACGTCGCGCCGGAACTCTGGGACAACGGCGTGAATGCGGGTTTCCTGAGCTACAACGCGAACGCCTACCGGACGGCGAGCGGCGGCACGCAAGCATCGCAGGAGTATCTGGGTCTGAACGCCGGCGTGAACATCGGCGCGTGGCACTTCCGGCATCAGTCGTCGGTGACGGCGGGCACGGGCCAGTCGATCCAGCTCGACAACATCGCCACCTACGTTCAGCACGACGTGACGAAGCTGCGCTCGCAGGTCACGCTCGGCGACGCGCAAACGACGGGCGACGTGTTCGACAGCATCGGATTTCGCGGCGCGCAGATCGCCACCGACGACCGCATGCTGCCCGAATCGCTGCGCGGTTATGCGCCCGTCGTGCGCGGCACGGCCGATTCGAACGCGCGCGTGACGGTGCGCCAGAATGGCCAGGTTATCTATGAAACGAACGTGTCGCCGGGACCGTTCGAAATCGGCGATCTCTACGCGACCGGCTATGGCGGCAACCTCGACATCACGGTCACGGAAGCCGATGGCCGCACGAAGCACTTCTCCGTGCCTTACGCGGCCGTTGCGCAGTCGCTGCGACCTGGCACGACGCGCTTCGCCTTCACGGCCGGTCAACTGCGCGACGAATCGTTGCAGACGAAACCGGGCTTCACGCAGTTCACGGTGCAGCGCGGGCTGACGAATCTCGTCACGCTTTACGGCGGCGCCGTCGCATCGAACGGTTATGTTGCGGCGAATCTCGGTGCGGCATTCAATACGAAGTACGGCGCGCTCGCGAGCGACCTCACGACGGCGCGTACGCAACTGCCTGGCGTCGGTGCGCAGCAAGGTCAGAGCCTGCATATCGGCTACAGCAAGTTCATCGATGCAACCAATACCAACATCGCGCTTGGCGCGTACCGGTACTCGGACAGCGGCTATCTCGGCCTCGCCGACGCCGCCCGGCTGCGCGACGCCGCGCTGCATGGCAGCGACGTCAACGCAGCCGACCGCGAACGCGGCCGTCTGCAACTGACGGTCAACCAGACGCTGAAGGATCGCGGCGCGGTGTTCGCGAACGTTTCGTCGCAGCACTACTGGAACCGGCCGGGACGCGACATGTTTTATCAGTTGGGCTACTCGAACGGCTTCAAATACGGGACCTATAGTGTTACGGCAGGCCGCACGCGCAGCGCGGACGGCACGCTGTCGAACGAAGTGATGCTGAGCACGTCGATTCCGCTCGGTCATACGCAACACTCGCCGATGCTGTCGACCAACCTCAATGCGGGCAAGGACGCATCGAGCATGCAGACCAGCCTGGGCGGTGCCGCGGGCGAGCGCAATCAGTATTCTTATAACGTGTACGACACGGTCGAGCAGGCAGCGTCGGGCGGCGTCAACGCGAGCGCCGGCGCGAGCGGCACCTGGCGTGCACCGGTTGCACAGGTGACGGCATCAGCCAGCGGCGGCGCGCATTCGGCGCAGGTCTCGGCGGGCGTGAGCGGCTCGGTCGTCGCGCATCCGGGCGGCGTGACGTTCTCGCAGACGGTTGGCGATACGTTCGGCATCGTCGAGGCGAAGGGCGCGGAAGGCGCAACGGTGTCGAGCGCGTCGGGTGTGAAGGTGGATTCGCACGGCTACGCGGTCGTGCCGTTTCTCGCGGCGTACGGGATGAACACGGTGGATATCGACCCGAAGGGTTCGTCGAGCGATGTGGAGTTCGTGTCGACGTCGGAGCGTGCGGTGCCGCGTCTCGGCTCGGTTGTCATGCTGAAGTACAAGACGGTGACGGGGCGCGCGGCGTTGATCCGCGCGCCGCAAATGGGCGGTGCACCGTTGCCGTTCGGCGCGGATGTGCTGGATGCGAACGGTAGTCACGTTGGCGTGGTCGCTCAGGACAGCCGGATCTTTGCGCGCGGTATCGAGGATAAGGGAACGCTTGTCGTGAAGCTTGGTGAAAACGAAGGCGACATCTGCCGGATTCAGTACGCATTGCCAGTGAAGGGTGATAAGGCGGATGCTTATACGTCGGTGGAAGGGCATTGCGTCACCGGTTCCTCCATCGCGCCGGTGGCAGTTGTGCCGGCGGCCGGCGCAAGCGCGGGTTAA